A window of Mangifera indica cultivar Alphonso chromosome 13, CATAS_Mindica_2.1, whole genome shotgun sequence contains these coding sequences:
- the LOC123195056 gene encoding probable WRKY transcription factor 17 has product MAVELMGFHRKMDDQMAIQEATAQGLKSMEHLIRLMSHHQSSNHMDCTDLTDLTVSKFKKVISLLNRTGHARFRRGPVHSVSSSSSGAAPAASSLRVSHAQQNLTVTPTPITTPATAVPAPASFGQSQPQSLTLDFTKPSFFNSNVKSTELEFSKDSFCMSSNSSFMSSAITGDGSVSNGKQGGSSIFLAPAVPTVSSGKPPLSSQPYKKRCHDHHDLSDDISGKFSGSTNGNGKCHCSKRRKNRMKKMIRVPAISSKIADIPPDEYSWRKYGQKPIKGSPYPRGYYKCSTVRGCPARKHVERASDDPTMLIVTYEGEHRHVQTAMQENIVPAGVGLVFEST; this is encoded by the exons ATGGCGGTGGAGCTGATGGGCTTTCATAGGAAGATGGACGATCAGATGGCTATACAAGAAGCTACAGCTCAAGGACTCAAGAGCATGGAACATCTGATCCGTCTGATGTCTCATCATcaatcatcaaatcacatggACTGTACTGATCTCACTGATCTAACcgtttctaagtttaaaaaagttatttctcTTCTTAACAGAACCGGACATGCCCGATTCCGACGTGGACCGGTTCATTcagtctcttcttcttcctctggAGCAGCACCAGCAGCTTCTTCTCTCCGTGTTTCTCACGCTCAACAAAACTTAACCGTAACTCCTACTCCGATTACGACTCCGGCGACCGCGGTTCCGGCTCCGGCGAGTTTCGGCCAGTCACAGCCGCAGAGTTTGACTCTTGACTTCACCAAACCTAGTTTTTTTAACTCTAATGTCAAATCCACCGAACTTGAGTTTTCGAAAGACAGCTTTTGCATGTCTTCGAACTCCTCGTTTATGTCTTCTGCTATTACTGGAGACGGCAGTGTTTCGAACGGGAAGCAAGGAGGATCGTCGATCTTCTTGGCGCCGGCAGTACCAACCGTTTCCTCCGGAAAACCACCGCTCTCATCACAGCCTTACAAGAAGAGATGCCATGATCATCATGATCTCTCCGATGATATCTCCGGAAAGTTCTCCGGTTCCACCAATGGCAACGGAAAGTGCCACTGCTCTAAGAGAAG AAAGAATCGGATGAAGAAAATGATTCGGGTGCCGGCGATTAGTTCGAAAATCGCCGATATTCCACCGGATGAATATTCGTGGAGAAAGTATGGTCAAAAGCCGATCAAGGGTTCTCCTTACCCACG CGGTTACTACAAGTGCAGTACGGTGAGAGGTTGTCCAGCGAGGAAACACGTGGAGAGAGCCTCAGATGATCCAACGATGCTAATTGTAACGTATGAGGGGGAGCACCGTCATGTGCAAACCGCGATGCAGGAGAACATTGTTCCAGCTGGTGTGGGGTTGGTCTTTGAGTCAACGTga